The following coding sequences lie in one Hippopotamus amphibius kiboko isolate mHipAmp2 chromosome 17, mHipAmp2.hap2, whole genome shotgun sequence genomic window:
- the TSPOAP1 gene encoding peripheral-type benzodiazepine receptor-associated protein 1 isoform X6 — protein sequence MREVAQRRQQLEVEHEQARLSLQEKQQEVRRLQQAQAEAQREHEGAVQLLESTLDSMQVRVRELEEQCRSQTERFSLLAQELQAFRLHPGPLDLLTSALGCSTLGDRPPPPCCCSTPQPCRGSGPKDLDLPPGSPGHCTPKSSEPAPATLAGVPRRTAKKAESLSNSSRSESIHNSPKSCPTPEVDTASEVEELEADSVSLLPAAPEGSRGGARIQVFLARYSYNPFEGPNENPEAELPLTAGEYIYVYGNMDEDGFFEGELMDGRRGLVPSNFVERVSDDDLLTSLLPELADLSHSSGPELSFLSGGGGGSSSGGQSGGGRSQPRLEEGAAGDQLSLSPPPEGLGEPPAVPHPRGLALLKQLARSVVLAWEPPPECVELRGYHVCVNGELRQTLGPGAPPTAVLENLDLQTGSLRASVQALTSRGCSDPLRCCLVFGAGAGVAPSQLRVHRLTATSAEITWLPGNSNLAHAIYLNGEECPPARPSTYWATFCHLRPGTLYQARVEAQLPPRESWEPGWERPERRAATLQFTTLPAGPPDAPLDVQVEPGPSPGVLIVSWLPVTIDAAGTSNGVRVTGYAVYADGQKIMEVASPTAGSVLVELSQLQLLRACRAVAVRTMSPHGESADSIPAPVAPALAEASLPARVSCPSPRPGSEAGPPLAPASPGPGDPSSALWCPDPSGTREPPGAPPASPPRETPKGPSEESPAPGSQEEAGAAVLGAPGDGKASEPALGERVPGPAASSLAKEEAERTTGEARPAPGSTQGAPAQRLPCAEACRGGDTGSGLRPRAEREDTAELGVRLGNSLVDHGRNSDLSDIQEEEEEEEEELGVRSCSFQKQVTGNSIRENGAKPQPDPFCETDSDEEILEQILELPLQQFCSKKLFSIPEEEEEEDEEDEEDENTPGAASSSRDPGPPEPALLGLGCDSSRPRGPGLCPLSPEPSRAGDHLEDMPGLVSGSSWRKGSGSPEKPPNRRRSPDPREHCSRLLSNGGSQASGRPGPTRERGGPPVGEGTRAGPEAGGRGRPAPSRKCPRGRASESGLASCLSPTCLEISIEYDSGDEQETGGGGVSTTSSCQLADGEAWGAVPGGRPGAPPKASSGPNPHPRLPAWEKGEPARRGRSAAGRAKESPSRATETGESRGQEGSGRRGPQRRGGRAPRPGSTELAPLRSPPEEALAYQDLPIRVFVALFDYDPLSMSPNPDAGEEELPFQEGQILKVFGDKDADGFYRGEAGGRMGYIPCNMVAEVAVDGPAGRQQLLQQGYLSPDVLVGGSASACLSGPGNGPFVYSTARPAGPPPKPRRSKKAEAGGPAQPCAGPPKLASSAGLRAARSMVAAFDYDPRESSPNLDVEAELPFRAGDIITVFGGMDDDGFYYGELNGQRGLVPSNFLEGPGPETGGPDREPGTPQAEGQRTRRRRVQC from the exons ATGCGGGAGGTGGCCCAGCGGAGGCAGCAGCTGGAGGTGGAGCACGAACAGGCTCGGCTCAGCCTGcaggagaagcagcaggaggTCCGGAGGCTGCAGCAG GCCCAGGCAGAAGCCCAGAGGGAACATGAAGGGGCTGTGCAGCTGCTGGAG TCTACCCTGGATTCCATGCAG GTCCGGGTTCGAGAGCTGGAGGAGCAGTGCCGCAGCCAGACCGAGCGCTTCAGCCTCCTGGCGCAGGAGCTCCAGGCCTTCCGCCTGCACCCAGGTCCCTTGGATCTGCTCACCTCTGCCCTGGGCTGCAGTACCCTTGGGGACCGCCCGCCACCCCCCTGCTGCTGCTCCACCCCTCAGCCCTGCCGGGGGTCCGGCCCCAAAG ACCTTGACCTCccgccaggctccccagggcactGCACCCCAAAGTCTTCCGAACCTGCCCCTGCCACCCTGGCTGGGGTCCCCCGAAGGACGGCCAAGAAGGCAGAGTCTCTCTCCAACTCCTCTCGCTCCGAGTCCATCCACAACAGTCCCAAGTCATGCCCTACGCCCGAG GTGGACACAGCCAGTGAGGTGGAAGAGCTGGAGGCAGACAGcgtctccctgctcccagcagcGCCGGAGGGCAGCCGGGGAGGCGCCAGGATCCAGGTCTTCCTTGCACGCTATAG CTACAACCCCTTCGAGGGCCCCAATGAGAACCCAGAGGCAGAGCTTCCACTTACCGCTGGCGAGTACATCTACGTCTATGGCAACATGGACGAGGATGGCTTCTTTGAAG GAGAGCTCATGGACGGCCGAAGGGGCCTGGTCCCTTCCAATTTCGTAGAGCGTGTGTCCGACGACGACCTCCTGACCTCCCTGCTTCCGGAGCTGGCCGATTTGTCCCACAGCTCAGGCCCCGAGCTCAGCTTCCTGAGCGGAGGCGGGGGCGGCAGCAGCAGCGGGGGCCAGAGCGGCGGGGGACGCAGCCAGcccaggctggaggagggggctgcaggggacCAGCTCAGTTTGAGccccccgcccgagggcctgggGGAGCCCCCTGCTGTGCCTCACCCCCGCGGCCTGGCCCTCCTCAAGCAGCTGGCCCGCAGCGTGGTGCTGGCCTGGGAGCCGCCTCCGGAATGCGTGGAGCTGCGTGGCTACCACGTCTGTGTGAACGGGGAGCTGCGGCAGACCCTGGGGCCTGGGGCGCCCCCCACGGCCGTGCTTGAGAACCTGGACCTGCAGACCGGGTCCCTCCGTGCTTCTGTGCAGGCCCTGACCAGCCGGGGCTGCTCTGACCCTCTGCGCTGTTGCTTGGTGttcggggctggggccggggtggCGCCCAGCCAGCTGCGGGTCCATCGACTGACAGCCACGTCCGCTGAGATCACCTGGCTGCCCGGCAATAGCAACTTGGCCCATGCCATCTACCTCAACGGGGAAGAGTGCCCCCCTGCCCGCCCCAGCACCTACTGGGCCACCTTCTGCCACCTGCGGCCTGGTACACTCTATCAGGCCCGAGTGGAGGCTCAGCTCCCACCTCGAGAATCCTGGGAACCAGGCTGGGAGAGGCCAGAGCGGAGGGCTGCCACCCTGCAGTTCACCACACTCCCAGCAG GCCCGCCTGATGCCCCCCTGGATGTGCAGGTTGAGCCAGGGCCCTCCCCTGGAGTCCTGATCGTCAGCTGGCTCCCGGTGACCATCGATGCTGCTGGCACCTCCAACGGCGTCCGGGTCACAGGCTATGCCGTTTATGCTGACGGGCAGAAG ATCATGGAGGTGGCCTCCCCCACGGCAGGCAGCGTGCTGGTGGAGCTGTCGCAGCTGCAGCTGCTGCGGGCCTGCCGCGCCGTGGCCGTGCGCACCATGTCGCCCCACGGCGAGTCGGCCGACTCCATCCCGGCTCCCGTCGCCCCCGCCCTGGCTGAGGCCTCCTTGCCAGCCAGggtctcctgcccctccccacgaCCAGGCTCGGAGGCCGGACCGCCCCTCGCTCCAGCCTCCCCGGGGCCTGgagaccccagctctgccctctggtgccCTGACCCCAGTGGAACTCGAGAGCCCCCTGGGGCACCCCCAGCGAGCCCTCCCCGAGAGACACCAAAAGGGCCCTCAGAGGAGTCCCCAGCGCCTGGCTCTCAG gaggaggctggggcagcGGTGCTGGGTGCCCCAGGGGACGGGAAGGCCAGTGAGCCAGCCTTGGGAGAGCGAGTTCCTGGCCCTGCAGCTTCCTCCCTGGCCAAGGAGGAGGCTGAGCGGACCACGGGAGAGGCCCGCCCGGCACCCGGCTCCACCCAGGGGGCACCGGCCCAGAGGCTGCCCTGTGCGGAGGCCTGCCGTGGAGGAGACACAGGGTCTGGGCTGAGGCCCAGGGCTGAG AGGGAGGACACGGCTGAGCTCGGGGTCCGTCTGGGGAACTCCCTCGTGGACCATGGCCGCAACTCAGATCTGTCAGACatccaagaggaggaggaggaagaggaagaggagctggGTGTCAGGAGTTGCTCTTTCCAGAAGCAGGTTACAGGCAACAGCATCAGGGAGAATGGGGCCAAG ccccaacccGACCCCTTCTGTGAGACTGACAGTGACGAGGAGATCTTGGAGCAGATCCTGGAGCTGCCTCTCCAGCAGTTCTGCAGCAAGAAGCTCTTTAGCAtccctgaggaggaggaagaagaagacgaggaggacgaggaggacgaGAACACACCAGGGGCGGCCTCTTCTTCCCGAGACCCCGGCCCGCCTGAGCCTGCGTTGCTGGGGCTGGGTTGTGACAGCAGTCGGCCCCGAGGACCTGGCCTGTGTCCTTTGTCTCCCGAGCCCTCCAGGGCTGGGGACCACCTGGAGGACATGCCTGGACTAGTTAGTGGAAGCAGCTGGAGAAAAGGAAGTGGCTCCCCTGAGAAGCCCCCCAACCGCAGGCGGTCCCCAGATCCTCGCGAACACTGCAGCCGACTCCTCAGCAACGGCGGGTCCCAGGCCTCTGGGCGACCAGGCCCCACGCGGGAGAGGGGCGGCCCCCCTGTGGGCGAGGGCACCAGGGCTGGACCAGAGGCTGGTGGGAGAGGGCGGCCAGCCCCTTCGAGGAAGTGCCCCCGTGGCCGGGCCTCAGAATCGGGCCTGGCCAGCTGCCTCTCCCCCACGTGCTTGGAAATCAGCATCGAATATGATTCTGGGGATGAACAGGAGACGGGCGGCGGGGGCGTCAGCACCACCAGCTCCTGCCAGCTCGCAGATGGGGAGGCCTGGGGTGCGGTGCCCGGGGGAAGGCCCGGGGCCCCTCCGAAGGCCAGTTCAGGCCCCAACCCCCACCCGCGCCTCCCGGCTTGGGAGAAAGGGGAGCCCGCGCGGAGAGGCCGCAGTGCCGCTGGCAGAGCCAAGGAGTCACCCTCCCGG GCAACAGAGACTGGGGAGTCCAGAGGGCAGGAAGGCTCTGGGCGGAGGGGTCCCCAGCGGAGAGGCGGCCGGGCCCCCAGGCCAGGCTCCACGGAGCTGG CCCCTCTGAGGAGCCCCCCAGAAGAAGCACTGGCCTACCAGGACCTACCTATCAGGGTCTTTGTGGCCCTGTTTGACTATGACCCCTTGTCAATGTCACCCAACCCTGATGCCGGGGAAGAAGAGCTCCCCTTCCAGGAGGGCCAGATCCTGAAG GTGTTTGGAGACAAGGATGCCGATGGCTTCTATCGGGGTGAAGCTGGAGGACGGATGGGCTACATCCCCTGCAACATGGTGGCCGAGGTGGCTGTGGACGGTCCTGCAGggagacagcagctgctccagCAGGGTTATTTGTCCCCAGATGTTCTCGTTGGGGGATCAG CGTCTGCCTGCCTTTCTGGACCAGGGAATGGCCCCTTTGTCTACTCCACGGCCCGCCCAGCTGGGCCTCCCCCCAAGCCCCGCCGCTCCAAGAAAG CTGAGGCGGgaggccctgcccagccctgtgcAG gccCCCCCAAGCTGGCCTCCTCTGCTGGCCTGAGAGCGGCCCGCTCCATGGTGGCTGCGTTTGACTACGACCCCCGGGAGAGCTCCCCCAACTTGGACGTGGAG GCAGAGCTGCCCTTCCGGGCAGGGGACATCATCACTGTGTTTGGGGGCATGGACGACGATGGCTTCTACTAT GGGGAGCTGAATGGACAGAGGGGCCTGGTCCCATCCAACTTCCTGGAGGGCCCTGGGCCTGAGACGGGCGGCCCAGACAGGGAGCCTGGGACACCCCAGGCCGAGGGTCAG AGAACGAGGAGGAGAAGAGTCCAGTGCTAG